A genomic window from Triticum urartu cultivar G1812 chromosome 7, Tu2.1, whole genome shotgun sequence includes:
- the LOC125519232 gene encoding translation factor GUF1 homolog, mitochondrial yields the protein MAGAAALRRAARSAVRKLANAPSPSRTIVLPERLLSSQASPEHRPRPGVSASELGQYPPERIRNFSIIAHVDHGKSTLADRLLELTGTIQKGHGAQYLDKLQVEKERGITVKAQTATMFYKHTVENPDSHGTDTSSYLLNLIDTPGHVDFSYEVSRSLAACQGALLVVDAAQGVQAQTIANFYLAFESNLSIIPVINKIDQPTADPDNVKAQLKRLFDIDPSEALLTSAKTGQGLSQVLPAVIERIPCPPGNCDSPVRMLLLDSYYDEYKGVICHVAIVDGAMRKGDKISSAATGRTYEVFDVGIMHPELTPTGVLYTGQVGYVITGMRSTKEARIGDTLHQAKTIVEPLPGFKPVRHMVFSGVYPADGSDFEALSHAIEKLTCNDASVSVTKETSTALGMGFRCGFLGLLHMDVFHQRLEQEYGAQVISTIPTVPYIFEYGDESKVQIENPAALSFNAGKRITACWEPTVIATIIIPSEYVGPVIMLCSERRGEQQEYTFIDANRALLKYRLPLREIIVDFYNELKSITSGYATFDYEDSEYQKSDLVKMDILLNGQPVDAMATIIHNQKAQKVGRELVDKLKKFIERQMFEITIQAAIGSKVIARETLSAMRKNVLAKCYGGDITRKKKLLEKQKEGKKRMKRVGSVDIPQEAFHELLKVSSSK from the exons ATGGCCGGCGCCGCCGCGCTCCGGCGGGCCGCCCGCAGCGCCGTCCGCAAGCTGGCCaacgccccctccccctcccgtACGATTGTGCTCCCCGAGCGCCTCCTGTCCTCCCAGGCGTCGCCGGAGCACCGCCCCCGCCCCGGCGTGTCGGCGTCGGAGCTGGGGCAGTACCCGCCGGAGCGGATCCGGAATTTCTCCATCATCGCGCACGTCGACCACGGCAAGTCCACGCTCGCCGACCGGCTGCTGGAGCTCACCGGCACCATCCAGAAGGGCCATGGCGCTCAGTACCTCGACAAGCTGCAG GTAGAGAAAGAAAGGGGCATCACCGTCAAAGCCCAAACTGCGACTATGTTCTACAAGCATACAGTGGAAAATCCCGACTCCCATGGGACAGATACTTCAAGCTATTTGCTTAACCTGATTGATACTCCAGGCCATGTGGATTTCAGCTATGAGGTCTCCAGGTCCCTAGCAGCTTGCCAGGGTGCTCTTTTAGTAGTTGATGCAGCCCAAGGTGTACAGGCACAAACAATTGCAAATTTTTACCTTGCATTTGAGTCAAACCTTAGCATTATTCCTGTCATTAACAAGATTGATCAGCCTACTGCTGACCCAGATAATGTAAAGGCCCAGttgaagaggttatttgacattgaTCCAAGTGAAGCTCTGCTCACTTCTGCCAAAACTGGTCAAGGCCTTAGCCAGGTGCTACCTGCTGTTATTGAGCGTATACCTTGCCCACCTGGGAATTGTGATTCACCTGTACGAATGCTGCTCTTAGATTCATACTACGATGAATACAAAGGGGTGATATGTCATGTTGCTATTGTTGATGGTGCGATGCGCAAGGGAGATAAGATTTCATCAGCTGCGACTGGTCGCACATATGAAGTCTTTGATGTTGGCATTATGCATCCTGAGCTTACCCCTACCGGAGTGCTTTACACTGGACAAGTTGGATATGTTATAACTGGAATGCGTTCAACTAAAGAAGCACGGATTGGTGATACTCTTCATCAGGCTAAGACTATCGTTGAACCACTTCCTG GTTTCAAGCCTGTGAGACACATGGTCTTCTCTGGTGTATACCCAGCTGATGGTTCTGACTTTGAGGCTCTTAGCCATGCAATTGAGAAGCTAACATGTAATGATGCCAGCGTGTCTGTTACAAAAGAGACAAGCACTGCACTTGGCATGGGTTTCAG ATGTGGTTTCCTAGGATTGCTGCACATGGATGTGTTTCATCAACGGCTTGAACAA GAATATGGAGCTCAAGTCATATCCACCATACCAACTGTACCATATATCTTTGAATATGGTGATGAAAG CAAGGTGCAAATTGAGAACCCTGCGGCCTTGTCTTTCAATGCTGGAAAACGTATAACGGCCTGCTGGGAGCCAACAGTCATTGCAACAATTATTATTCCTAGTGA GTATGTTGGGCCTGTAATTATGCTTTGTTCGGAAAGGAGGGGTGAACAGCAAGAATATACATTCATTGATGC TAATAGAGCTTTATTGAAGTACCGATTACCTTTGAGGGAGATCATTGTGGACTTCTACAATGAGTTGAAAAGCATAACATCTGGCTATGCTACTTTTGACTATGAAGACTCTGA GTATCAAAAATCTGATCTTGTTAAGATGGATATTCTACTTAACGGCCAGCCTGTTGATGCTATGGCTACTATAATCCATAACCAAAAAGCTCAGAAGGTTGGAAGAGAATTAGTGGACAAGCTGAAGAAATTTATAGAAAG GCAAATGTTTGAGATCACTATACAAGCAGCAATTGGTTCAAAggttattgcaagggaaac CCTGTCAGCAATGAGAAAGAATGTTCTGGCCAAGTGCTATGGTGGTGATATCACCCGCAAAAAGAAGTTGCTAGAGAAGCAAAAGGAAGGGAAGAAGCGCATGAAACGTGTTGGATCCGTCGATATTCCCCAAGAGGCATTCCATGAGCTACTAAAGGTCTCTAGTTCAAAGTAG